In Mustela nigripes isolate SB6536 chromosome 2, MUSNIG.SB6536, whole genome shotgun sequence, a single window of DNA contains:
- the NR1I2 gene encoding nuclear receptor subfamily 1 group I member 2 isoform X1, producing the protein MLTLCPTKRQIQHLRSLLSVQMKEMRVAKSAVRAMKRNTRLRCPFRKGTCEITRKTRRQCQACRLRKCLESGMKKEMIMSDAAVEQRRALIKRKKRERMGTQTLGAKGLTQEQQTMIRELMDAQMKTFDTTFSNFKDFRLPEAPSSGHEVPESLQPPAGEEAAKWSQIREDLCSLKVSLRLRGEDGSVWNYKPQPDSSGREIFSLLPHMADMSTYMFKGIINFAKVISHFRDLPIEDQISLLKGATFELCQLRFNTVFNAETGTWECGRLSYCLEDPAGGFQQLLLEPVLKFHYRLKKLQLHREEYVLMQAISLFSPDRPGVVQRSVVDQLQERFAIALKAYIECSRPQPAHRFLFLKIMAILTELRSINAQHTQRLLRIQDIHPFASPLMRELFGITDG; encoded by the exons ATGCTGACCTTGTGTCCTACGAAGAGGCAGATTCAGCACCTGCGAAGCCTGCTGTCAGTGCAGATGAAGGAGATGAGGGTCGCCAAATCTGCCGT GAGAGCCATGAAACGCAACACCCGGCTGAGGTGCCCCTTCCGGAAGGGCACCTGCGAAATCACCCGGAAGACCCGGCGTCAGTGCCAGGCCTGCCGGCTCCGCAAGTGCCTGGAGAGCGGGATGAAGAAGGAGA TGATCATGTCCGATGCGGCTGTGGAGCAGAGGCGGGCTCTGatcaagaggaaaaagagagaacgGATGGGCACTCAGACCCTGGGAGCCAAGGGGCTGACTCAGGAGCAGCAGACAATGATCAGAGAACTGATGGATGCTCAGATGAAAACCTTCGACACCACCTTCTCCAATTTCAAGGACTTCCGG CTGCCAGAAGCGCCCAGCAGTGGTCACGAGGTTCCGGAATCCCTGCAGCCTCCAGCGGGGGAAGAAGCTGCCAAGTGGAGCCAGATCAGGGAAGATCTGTGCTCACTGAAGGTCTCTCTGCGCCTGCGGGGGGAAGACGGCAGCGTCTGGAACTACAAACCCCAACCTGATAGCAGTGGGAGAGAGATCTTTTCCCTGCTGCCCCACATGGCTGACATGTCAACCTACATGTTCAAAGGCATCATCAACTTTGCCAAAGTCATCTCCCACTTCAG GGATTTGCCCATCGAGGACCAGATCTCCCTGCTAAAGGGGGCCACCTTTGAGCTGTGCCAGCTGAGATTCAACACAGTGTTCAACGCAGAGACGGGAACCTGGGAGTGTGGTCGGCTGTCCTACTGCTTGGAAGACCCCGCAG GTGGCTTCCAGCAGCTTCTCCTGGAGCCCGTGCTGAAGTTCCACTACAGGCTGAAGAAGCTGCAGCTGCATAGGGAGGAGTACGTGCTGATGCAGgccatctctcttttctctccag ACCGCCCAGGTGTGGTGCAGCGCAGTGTGGTGGACCAGCTGCAGGAGAGATTTGCCATTGCCCTGAAGGCCTACATCGAGTGCAGCCGGCCCCAGCCTGCCCACCG GTTCCTGTTCCTGAAGATCATGGCTATTCTCACCGAGCTCCGCAGCATCAATGCCCAGCACACCCAGAGGCTGCTGCGCATTCAAGACATACACCCGTTCGCCAGCCCCCTCATGCGGGAGCTGTTTGGCATCACAGATGGCTGA
- the NR1I2 gene encoding nuclear receptor subfamily 1 group I member 2 isoform X2, with amino-acid sequence MTCEGCKGFFRRAMKRNTRLRCPFRKGTCEITRKTRRQCQACRLRKCLESGMKKEMIMSDAAVEQRRALIKRKKRERMGTQTLGAKGLTQEQQTMIRELMDAQMKTFDTTFSNFKDFRLPEAPSSGHEVPESLQPPAGEEAAKWSQIREDLCSLKVSLRLRGEDGSVWNYKPQPDSSGREIFSLLPHMADMSTYMFKGIINFAKVISHFRDLPIEDQISLLKGATFELCQLRFNTVFNAETGTWECGRLSYCLEDPAGGFQQLLLEPVLKFHYRLKKLQLHREEYVLMQAISLFSPDRPGVVQRSVVDQLQERFAIALKAYIECSRPQPAHRFLFLKIMAILTELRSINAQHTQRLLRIQDIHPFASPLMRELFGITDG; translated from the exons ATGACATGTGAAGGATGCAAGGGCTTTTTCAG GAGAGCCATGAAACGCAACACCCGGCTGAGGTGCCCCTTCCGGAAGGGCACCTGCGAAATCACCCGGAAGACCCGGCGTCAGTGCCAGGCCTGCCGGCTCCGCAAGTGCCTGGAGAGCGGGATGAAGAAGGAGA TGATCATGTCCGATGCGGCTGTGGAGCAGAGGCGGGCTCTGatcaagaggaaaaagagagaacgGATGGGCACTCAGACCCTGGGAGCCAAGGGGCTGACTCAGGAGCAGCAGACAATGATCAGAGAACTGATGGATGCTCAGATGAAAACCTTCGACACCACCTTCTCCAATTTCAAGGACTTCCGG CTGCCAGAAGCGCCCAGCAGTGGTCACGAGGTTCCGGAATCCCTGCAGCCTCCAGCGGGGGAAGAAGCTGCCAAGTGGAGCCAGATCAGGGAAGATCTGTGCTCACTGAAGGTCTCTCTGCGCCTGCGGGGGGAAGACGGCAGCGTCTGGAACTACAAACCCCAACCTGATAGCAGTGGGAGAGAGATCTTTTCCCTGCTGCCCCACATGGCTGACATGTCAACCTACATGTTCAAAGGCATCATCAACTTTGCCAAAGTCATCTCCCACTTCAG GGATTTGCCCATCGAGGACCAGATCTCCCTGCTAAAGGGGGCCACCTTTGAGCTGTGCCAGCTGAGATTCAACACAGTGTTCAACGCAGAGACGGGAACCTGGGAGTGTGGTCGGCTGTCCTACTGCTTGGAAGACCCCGCAG GTGGCTTCCAGCAGCTTCTCCTGGAGCCCGTGCTGAAGTTCCACTACAGGCTGAAGAAGCTGCAGCTGCATAGGGAGGAGTACGTGCTGATGCAGgccatctctcttttctctccag ACCGCCCAGGTGTGGTGCAGCGCAGTGTGGTGGACCAGCTGCAGGAGAGATTTGCCATTGCCCTGAAGGCCTACATCGAGTGCAGCCGGCCCCAGCCTGCCCACCG GTTCCTGTTCCTGAAGATCATGGCTATTCTCACCGAGCTCCGCAGCATCAATGCCCAGCACACCCAGAGGCTGCTGCGCATTCAAGACATACACCCGTTCGCCAGCCCCCTCATGCGGGAGCTGTTTGGCATCACAGATGGCTGA